From Etheostoma cragini isolate CJK2018 chromosome 1, CSU_Ecrag_1.0, whole genome shotgun sequence, a single genomic window includes:
- the LOC117950145 gene encoding SKI family transcriptional corepressor 1 homolog-B-like isoform X2, giving the protein MESMPGQLRDAGRDASSPPSSKQDAPSFSGPSSLKPNQVSETALYGVPIVCLVIDGKERLCLAQISNTLLKNYSYNEIHNRRVALGITCVQCTPVQLELLRRAGAMPISSRRCGMITKREAERLCKSFLGAHSPPKLPENFAFDVTHDCAWGSRGSFIPARYNSSRAKCIKCSFCNMYFSPNKFIFHSHRTTESKYLQPDAANFNSWRRHLKLTDKKQSDDIHHAWEDVKAMFNGGSRKRTLPMSGSGMSSSLKSQASSSQAQTSSPEIPHKTLRCNDNQGSNNLSLSSGARTYPVIPVPSKSFGMLQKIPPPLFPHHPYGFPSYGLCQKKSDGLPDANKANISGVFWPGPKDALYPAFPMFWPTAGGLPMPPYPGSPPKPLPELPGVRQGELDLSDQSDRGANTTKDPNHHPHHQQDGGERCSSSQSSSARNDEDKSGDETPQRKINYISAFRPVVKDAETIAKLYGNRDSYGVRPGYLSPDFISESSSYRSVSPDRDSVADEDDDPDVDVESNRGQDEEEAIQISPGEEHHDSPGPDRVSSGAEESQEQPAASSPAAASPEHSVHTGSSDEDRRTRNGSPLHEVYTHEKDGHVLLNEPSSFVSKHSSRPNGVHHVTEIPNQLNVTSYQEQKERQDGALRIDISVHERDLENMAKEELQKQLVEQVELRKKLEREFQHLKDNFQDQMKRELSYREEMVQQLQIVREAHDALHHFSCKMLTPRQCTGACTFKPPLLPP; this is encoded by the exons ATGGAGTCGATGCCCGGACAGCTTCGAGACGCGGGACGAGACGCCAGCTCCCCCCCGAGTTCAAAGCAGGACGCACCGAGCTTCTCCGGCCCCAGCTCCCTTAAACCAAACCAAGTGAGTGAGACTGCCCTGTACGGGGTGCCCATCGTATGTCTGGTCATCGACGGTAAGGAGAGACTCTGCCTGGCGCAGATTTCTAACACCCTGCTGAAAAACTACAGCTACAACGAGATACACAACCGCCGGGTCGCTTTGGGCATCACCTGTGTGCAGTGCACCCCCGTCCAGCTGGAGCTCCTGCGGCGCGCCGGAGCCATGCCCATCTCCTCCAGGCGCTGCGGCATGATCACCAAACGGGAGGCCGAGAGGCTCTGCAAGTCCTTCCTGGGAGCGCACAGCCCCCCAAAGCTGCCTGAAAATTTCGCATTTGATGTGACTCATGATTGCGCCTGGGGCTCCAGGGGCAGCTTCATCCCCGCCAGATACAACAGCTCCAGAGCAAAGTGCATCAAGTGCAGCTTTTGCAACATGTATTTCTCCCCAAATAAATTTATTTTCCACTCTCATCGCACCACAGAGTCCAAGTATCTGCAGCCGGACGCAGCCAACTTCAATTCGTGGAGACGCCACCTGAAACTGACGGACAAAAAACAATCTGATGACATTCACCACGCGTGGGAGGATGTTAAGGCCATGTTTAACGGGGGGAGTAGAAAGAGGACTCTTCCCATGAGCGGGTCGGGAATGTCCTCGTCGCTGAAATCCCAGGCCTCGTCCAGCCAGGCCCAGACCAGTTCCCCTGAGATCCCTCACAAAACTTTACGGTGCAACGACAATCAGGGAAGTAATAACCTGAGTTTGTCGAGCGGCGCACGGACCTACCCAGTCATCCCGGTGCCCAGTAAGAGCTTTGGCATGCTTCAGAAAATCCCCCCACCCCTGTTCCCCCACCACCCCTACGGCTTCCCCAGCTACGGACTGTGTCAGAAAAAGAGCGACGGTTTGCCTGATGCGAACAAAGCCAATATCTCTGGTGTGTTTTGGCCTGGACCGAAGGACGCCCTCTATCCTGCTTTCCCTATGTTTTGGCCCACGGCTGGCGGCCTACCCATGCCGCCCTACCCGGGGTCTCCACCCAAACCTCTTCCAGAGCTGCCAGGCGTCCGGCAGGGAGAGCTCGACCTATCGGACCAAAGCGACCGGGGCGCAAACACAACCAAAGACCCTAACCACCACCCTCACCATCAGCAGGACGGCGGAGAGCGCTGTTCAAGCTCCCAGTCCTCATCTGCCAGGAACGACGAGGACAAGTCCGGGGACGAGACCCCTCAGAGGAAAATCAACTACATTTCGGCCTTCAGACCCGTAGTCAAAGACGCGGAGACCATCGCCAAACTCTACGGCAACCGAGACAGCTACGGCGTGCGCCCTGGCTACCTGTCCCCGGATTTTATCAGCGAGAGCTCCAGTTATAGATCCGTATCACCGGATAGGGACAGCGTGGCGGACGAGGACGACGACCCGGACGTGGATGTGGAGTCCAACCGAGGACAAGACGAGGAGGAAGCGATCCAGATCTCTCCGGGAGAGGAGCACCATGACTCCCCTGGACCGGACCGGGTCTCCTCGGGTGCTGAGGAGAGCCAGGAGCAGCCCGCCGCCTCCAGCCCCGCAGCAGCATCCCCGGAGCACTCCGTGCACACTGGCTCATCAGATGAGGACAGACGGACGCGTAATGGCTCTCCTCTTCATGAA GTGTACACTCATGAAAAGGACGGCCACGTGCTCCTGAACGAGCCTTCGTCGTTTGTGTCGAAACACTCGAGCAGACCCAACG GTGTTCATCACGTCACTGAAATCCCCAACCAACTCAACGTGACGTCCTATCAGGAGCAAAAGGAGAGACAAG ATGGAGCTTTACGCATCGACATCAGCGTGCATGAAAGAGATTTGGAGAACATGGCTAAAG AGGAACTGCAGAAGCAGCTTGTGGAACAAGTGGAGTTGAGGAAAAAGTTGGAGAGAgaatttcagcatttaaaag ATAATTTTCAGGATCAAATGAAGCGTGAGCTGTCCTACAGAGAGGAAATGGTCCAGCAGCTGCAGATTGTTCGAG AAGCTCACGACGCTCTTCACCATTTCTCCTGCAAGATGCTCACCCCTCGTCAGTGTACCGGAGCCTGCACCTTCAAACCTCCGTTGCTGCCTCCCTAG
- the LOC117950145 gene encoding SKI family transcriptional corepressor 1 homolog-B-like isoform X1, with the protein MESMPGQLRDAGRDASSPPSSKQDAPSFSGPSSLKPNQVSETALYGVPIVCLVIDGKERLCLAQISNTLLKNYSYNEIHNRRVALGITCVQCTPVQLELLRRAGAMPISSRRCGMITKREAERLCKSFLGAHSPPKLPENFAFDVTHDCAWGSRGSFIPARYNSSRAKCIKCSFCNMYFSPNKFIFHSHRTTESKYLQPDAANFNSWRRHLKLTDKKQSDDIHHAWEDVKAMFNGGSRKRTLPMSGSGMSSSLKSQASSSQAQTSSPEIPHKTLRCNDNQGSNNLSLSSGARTYPVIPVPSKSFGMLQKIPPPLFPHHPYGFPSYGLCQKKSDGLPDANKANISGVFWPGPKDALYPAFPMFWPTAGGLPMPPYPGSPPKPLPELPGVRQGELDLSDQSDRGANTTKDPNHHPHHQQDGGERCSSSQSSSARNDEDKSGDETPQRKINYISAFRPVVKDAETIAKLYGNRDSYGVRPGYLSPDFISESSSYRSVSPDRDSVADEDDDPDVDVESNRGQDEEEAIQISPGEEHHDSPGPDRVSSGAEESQEQPAASSPAAASPEHSVHTGSSDEDRRTRNGSPLHEVYTHEKDGHVLLNEPSSFVSKHSSRPNGVHHVTEIPNQLNVTSYQEQKERQDGALRIDISVHERDLENMAKEELQKQLVEQVELRKKLEREFQHLKDNFQDQMKRELSYREEMVQQLQIVRDTLCNELDQERKARYAIQQKLKEAHDALHHFSCKMLTPRQCTGACTFKPPLLPP; encoded by the exons ATGGAGTCGATGCCCGGACAGCTTCGAGACGCGGGACGAGACGCCAGCTCCCCCCCGAGTTCAAAGCAGGACGCACCGAGCTTCTCCGGCCCCAGCTCCCTTAAACCAAACCAAGTGAGTGAGACTGCCCTGTACGGGGTGCCCATCGTATGTCTGGTCATCGACGGTAAGGAGAGACTCTGCCTGGCGCAGATTTCTAACACCCTGCTGAAAAACTACAGCTACAACGAGATACACAACCGCCGGGTCGCTTTGGGCATCACCTGTGTGCAGTGCACCCCCGTCCAGCTGGAGCTCCTGCGGCGCGCCGGAGCCATGCCCATCTCCTCCAGGCGCTGCGGCATGATCACCAAACGGGAGGCCGAGAGGCTCTGCAAGTCCTTCCTGGGAGCGCACAGCCCCCCAAAGCTGCCTGAAAATTTCGCATTTGATGTGACTCATGATTGCGCCTGGGGCTCCAGGGGCAGCTTCATCCCCGCCAGATACAACAGCTCCAGAGCAAAGTGCATCAAGTGCAGCTTTTGCAACATGTATTTCTCCCCAAATAAATTTATTTTCCACTCTCATCGCACCACAGAGTCCAAGTATCTGCAGCCGGACGCAGCCAACTTCAATTCGTGGAGACGCCACCTGAAACTGACGGACAAAAAACAATCTGATGACATTCACCACGCGTGGGAGGATGTTAAGGCCATGTTTAACGGGGGGAGTAGAAAGAGGACTCTTCCCATGAGCGGGTCGGGAATGTCCTCGTCGCTGAAATCCCAGGCCTCGTCCAGCCAGGCCCAGACCAGTTCCCCTGAGATCCCTCACAAAACTTTACGGTGCAACGACAATCAGGGAAGTAATAACCTGAGTTTGTCGAGCGGCGCACGGACCTACCCAGTCATCCCGGTGCCCAGTAAGAGCTTTGGCATGCTTCAGAAAATCCCCCCACCCCTGTTCCCCCACCACCCCTACGGCTTCCCCAGCTACGGACTGTGTCAGAAAAAGAGCGACGGTTTGCCTGATGCGAACAAAGCCAATATCTCTGGTGTGTTTTGGCCTGGACCGAAGGACGCCCTCTATCCTGCTTTCCCTATGTTTTGGCCCACGGCTGGCGGCCTACCCATGCCGCCCTACCCGGGGTCTCCACCCAAACCTCTTCCAGAGCTGCCAGGCGTCCGGCAGGGAGAGCTCGACCTATCGGACCAAAGCGACCGGGGCGCAAACACAACCAAAGACCCTAACCACCACCCTCACCATCAGCAGGACGGCGGAGAGCGCTGTTCAAGCTCCCAGTCCTCATCTGCCAGGAACGACGAGGACAAGTCCGGGGACGAGACCCCTCAGAGGAAAATCAACTACATTTCGGCCTTCAGACCCGTAGTCAAAGACGCGGAGACCATCGCCAAACTCTACGGCAACCGAGACAGCTACGGCGTGCGCCCTGGCTACCTGTCCCCGGATTTTATCAGCGAGAGCTCCAGTTATAGATCCGTATCACCGGATAGGGACAGCGTGGCGGACGAGGACGACGACCCGGACGTGGATGTGGAGTCCAACCGAGGACAAGACGAGGAGGAAGCGATCCAGATCTCTCCGGGAGAGGAGCACCATGACTCCCCTGGACCGGACCGGGTCTCCTCGGGTGCTGAGGAGAGCCAGGAGCAGCCCGCCGCCTCCAGCCCCGCAGCAGCATCCCCGGAGCACTCCGTGCACACTGGCTCATCAGATGAGGACAGACGGACGCGTAATGGCTCTCCTCTTCATGAA GTGTACACTCATGAAAAGGACGGCCACGTGCTCCTGAACGAGCCTTCGTCGTTTGTGTCGAAACACTCGAGCAGACCCAACG GTGTTCATCACGTCACTGAAATCCCCAACCAACTCAACGTGACGTCCTATCAGGAGCAAAAGGAGAGACAAG ATGGAGCTTTACGCATCGACATCAGCGTGCATGAAAGAGATTTGGAGAACATGGCTAAAG AGGAACTGCAGAAGCAGCTTGTGGAACAAGTGGAGTTGAGGAAAAAGTTGGAGAGAgaatttcagcatttaaaag ATAATTTTCAGGATCAAATGAAGCGTGAGCTGTCCTACAGAGAGGAAATGGTCCAGCAGCTGCAGATTGTTCGAG ACACTTTGTGCAACGAGTTGGACCAAGAGAGAAAGGCTCGTTATGCAATACAGCAGAAGCTAAAAG AAGCTCACGACGCTCTTCACCATTTCTCCTGCAAGATGCTCACCCCTCGTCAGTGTACCGGAGCCTGCACCTTCAAACCTCCGTTGCTGCCTCCCTAG
- the LOC117950145 gene encoding SKI family transcriptional corepressor 1 homolog-B-like isoform X3 has translation MESMPGQLRDAGRDASSPPSSKQDAPSFSGPSSLKPNQVSETALYGVPIVCLVIDGKERLCLAQISNTLLKNYSYNEIHNRRVALGITCVQCTPVQLELLRRAGAMPISSRRCGMITKREAERLCKSFLGAHSPPKLPENFAFDVTHDCAWGSRGSFIPARYNSSRAKCIKCSFCNMYFSPNKFIFHSHRTTESKYLQPDAANFNSWRRHLKLTDKKQSDDIHHAWEDVKAMFNGGSRKRTLPMSGSGMSSSLKSQASSSQAQTSSPEIPHKTLRCNDNQGSNNLSLSSGARTYPVIPVPSKSFGMLQKIPPPLFPHHPYGFPSYGLCQKKSDGLPDANKANISGVFWPGPKDALYPAFPMFWPTAGGLPMPPYPGSPPKPLPELPGVRQGELDLSDQSDRGANTTKDPNHHPHHQQDGGERCSSSQSSSARNDEDKSGDETPQRKINYISAFRPVVKDAETIAKLYGNRDSYGVRPGYLSPDFISESSSYRSVSPDRDSVADEDDDPDVDVESNRGQDEEEAIQISPGEEHHDSPGPDRVSSGAEESQEQPAASSPAAASPEHSVHTGSSDEDRRTRNGSPLHEVYTHEKDGHVLLNEPSSFVSKHSSRPNGVHHVTEIPNQLNVTSYQEQKERQDGALRIDISVHERDLENMAKEELQKQLVEQVELRKKLEREFQHLKDNFQDQMKRELSYREEMVQQLQIVRAHDALHHFSCKMLTPRQCTGACTFKPPLLPP, from the exons ATGGAGTCGATGCCCGGACAGCTTCGAGACGCGGGACGAGACGCCAGCTCCCCCCCGAGTTCAAAGCAGGACGCACCGAGCTTCTCCGGCCCCAGCTCCCTTAAACCAAACCAAGTGAGTGAGACTGCCCTGTACGGGGTGCCCATCGTATGTCTGGTCATCGACGGTAAGGAGAGACTCTGCCTGGCGCAGATTTCTAACACCCTGCTGAAAAACTACAGCTACAACGAGATACACAACCGCCGGGTCGCTTTGGGCATCACCTGTGTGCAGTGCACCCCCGTCCAGCTGGAGCTCCTGCGGCGCGCCGGAGCCATGCCCATCTCCTCCAGGCGCTGCGGCATGATCACCAAACGGGAGGCCGAGAGGCTCTGCAAGTCCTTCCTGGGAGCGCACAGCCCCCCAAAGCTGCCTGAAAATTTCGCATTTGATGTGACTCATGATTGCGCCTGGGGCTCCAGGGGCAGCTTCATCCCCGCCAGATACAACAGCTCCAGAGCAAAGTGCATCAAGTGCAGCTTTTGCAACATGTATTTCTCCCCAAATAAATTTATTTTCCACTCTCATCGCACCACAGAGTCCAAGTATCTGCAGCCGGACGCAGCCAACTTCAATTCGTGGAGACGCCACCTGAAACTGACGGACAAAAAACAATCTGATGACATTCACCACGCGTGGGAGGATGTTAAGGCCATGTTTAACGGGGGGAGTAGAAAGAGGACTCTTCCCATGAGCGGGTCGGGAATGTCCTCGTCGCTGAAATCCCAGGCCTCGTCCAGCCAGGCCCAGACCAGTTCCCCTGAGATCCCTCACAAAACTTTACGGTGCAACGACAATCAGGGAAGTAATAACCTGAGTTTGTCGAGCGGCGCACGGACCTACCCAGTCATCCCGGTGCCCAGTAAGAGCTTTGGCATGCTTCAGAAAATCCCCCCACCCCTGTTCCCCCACCACCCCTACGGCTTCCCCAGCTACGGACTGTGTCAGAAAAAGAGCGACGGTTTGCCTGATGCGAACAAAGCCAATATCTCTGGTGTGTTTTGGCCTGGACCGAAGGACGCCCTCTATCCTGCTTTCCCTATGTTTTGGCCCACGGCTGGCGGCCTACCCATGCCGCCCTACCCGGGGTCTCCACCCAAACCTCTTCCAGAGCTGCCAGGCGTCCGGCAGGGAGAGCTCGACCTATCGGACCAAAGCGACCGGGGCGCAAACACAACCAAAGACCCTAACCACCACCCTCACCATCAGCAGGACGGCGGAGAGCGCTGTTCAAGCTCCCAGTCCTCATCTGCCAGGAACGACGAGGACAAGTCCGGGGACGAGACCCCTCAGAGGAAAATCAACTACATTTCGGCCTTCAGACCCGTAGTCAAAGACGCGGAGACCATCGCCAAACTCTACGGCAACCGAGACAGCTACGGCGTGCGCCCTGGCTACCTGTCCCCGGATTTTATCAGCGAGAGCTCCAGTTATAGATCCGTATCACCGGATAGGGACAGCGTGGCGGACGAGGACGACGACCCGGACGTGGATGTGGAGTCCAACCGAGGACAAGACGAGGAGGAAGCGATCCAGATCTCTCCGGGAGAGGAGCACCATGACTCCCCTGGACCGGACCGGGTCTCCTCGGGTGCTGAGGAGAGCCAGGAGCAGCCCGCCGCCTCCAGCCCCGCAGCAGCATCCCCGGAGCACTCCGTGCACACTGGCTCATCAGATGAGGACAGACGGACGCGTAATGGCTCTCCTCTTCATGAA GTGTACACTCATGAAAAGGACGGCCACGTGCTCCTGAACGAGCCTTCGTCGTTTGTGTCGAAACACTCGAGCAGACCCAACG GTGTTCATCACGTCACTGAAATCCCCAACCAACTCAACGTGACGTCCTATCAGGAGCAAAAGGAGAGACAAG ATGGAGCTTTACGCATCGACATCAGCGTGCATGAAAGAGATTTGGAGAACATGGCTAAAG AGGAACTGCAGAAGCAGCTTGTGGAACAAGTGGAGTTGAGGAAAAAGTTGGAGAGAgaatttcagcatttaaaag ATAATTTTCAGGATCAAATGAAGCGTGAGCTGTCCTACAGAGAGGAAATGGTCCAGCAGCTGCAGATTGTTCGAG CTCACGACGCTCTTCACCATTTCTCCTGCAAGATGCTCACCCCTCGTCAGTGTACCGGAGCCTGCACCTTCAAACCTCCGTTGCTGCCTCCCTAG